A genomic stretch from Kribbella amoyensis includes:
- a CDS encoding undecaprenyl-diphosphate phosphatase, with protein sequence MTIWDAIILGIVEGLTEFLPVSSTGHLTIASKALGLPIDDRAVTAFTAVIQFGAIAAVVLFMWKDIRTYAVAWFRGLRHPEHRGEFDHRMGWFVIVGSLPICIVGFLARDIISGPLRSMWWVAGSLIVWSFFMVAAERFGSKARPLTRITLIDAVVMGLMQCLALIPGVSRSGATITAGLFRGLDRVAATRMAFLLGIPALVGAAIFELPSALDGSIGVAPVVVGTLVSFVVGYASVAWLIRFVAKHTMGVFALYRILLGIVIIILLATSTITAT encoded by the coding sequence ATGACCATCTGGGACGCCATCATCCTCGGCATCGTCGAGGGCCTGACCGAGTTCCTGCCGGTCTCCAGTACCGGCCACCTGACCATCGCGTCGAAGGCGCTCGGCCTGCCGATCGACGACCGGGCGGTCACCGCGTTCACCGCGGTGATCCAGTTCGGCGCGATCGCGGCCGTGGTGCTGTTCATGTGGAAGGACATCCGGACGTACGCCGTGGCCTGGTTCCGCGGCCTGCGGCACCCCGAGCACCGGGGTGAGTTCGACCACCGGATGGGCTGGTTCGTCATCGTCGGCTCGCTGCCGATCTGCATCGTCGGGTTCCTCGCCCGCGACATCATCTCCGGCCCGCTGCGCAGTATGTGGTGGGTGGCCGGGTCGCTGATCGTCTGGTCGTTCTTCATGGTCGCGGCCGAACGGTTCGGCAGCAAGGCGCGGCCGCTGACCCGGATCACGCTGATCGACGCGGTCGTGATGGGCCTGATGCAGTGCCTCGCCCTGATCCCCGGCGTGTCCCGCTCCGGCGCCACCATCACGGCCGGCCTGTTCCGCGGCCTGGACCGGGTCGCCGCGACCCGGATGGCCTTCCTGCTCGGGATCCCGGCCCTGGTCGGGGCCGCGATCTTCGAGCTCCCGTCCGCGCTGGACGGCAGCATCGGCGTCGCCCCGGTCGTCGTCGGCACGCTGGTCAGCTTCGTCGTCGGCTACGCGTCGGTCGCCTGGCTGATCCGCTTCGTCGCCAAGCACACGATGGGCGTCTTCGCGCTCTACCGGATCCTGCTCGGCATCGTCATCATCATCCTGCTCGCCACCAGCACGATCACGGCCACCTGA
- a CDS encoding LLM class F420-dependent oxidoreductase has protein sequence MRLGLNIGFVLGGDDHLDHLRLVKEAERLGFSVTWAAEAYGSDAATLLTWIAAQTSAIDVGAAVFQIPARTPAMTAMTAATLDKLSGGRFRLGLGVSGPQVSEGWHGVRFGKPLERTREYVAIVDAALRRETVAFEGRHFTLPLPDGPGKALKLSIRPVRDHVPVYLAAVGPKNLELAGEIADGWLGILNDPSYLGEQLNHIRAGRETRQPGLGLTGFDTVVSTPVVVGDDLTAGADPIRGYAALYVGGMGSREKNFYNQLAVRMGYADEAKEIQDLYLARKHREAMAAVPQGFVDAISLLGGKERIADKLTAYAEAGATTVALTPFAPTVDERIAHLRTVAEALELAGIGD, from the coding sequence ATGCGACTCGGACTCAACATCGGCTTCGTGCTCGGTGGCGACGACCATCTGGATCATCTGAGGCTGGTGAAGGAGGCCGAACGGCTCGGGTTCTCGGTCACCTGGGCCGCGGAGGCGTACGGCTCGGACGCCGCCACGCTGCTGACCTGGATCGCCGCCCAGACCTCGGCCATCGACGTCGGCGCGGCGGTGTTCCAGATCCCGGCCCGGACGCCGGCGATGACCGCGATGACCGCCGCCACCCTGGACAAGCTGTCCGGCGGCCGGTTCCGGCTCGGCCTCGGCGTGTCCGGGCCACAGGTGTCCGAGGGCTGGCACGGCGTCCGGTTCGGCAAGCCGCTGGAGCGGACCCGGGAGTACGTCGCGATCGTGGACGCCGCGCTCCGGCGCGAGACCGTGGCGTTCGAGGGCCGGCACTTCACCCTGCCGCTGCCCGACGGCCCGGGCAAGGCGCTCAAGCTGTCCATCCGGCCGGTCCGCGATCATGTCCCGGTCTACCTGGCCGCGGTCGGGCCGAAGAACCTCGAGCTGGCCGGCGAGATCGCCGACGGCTGGCTCGGCATCCTGAACGACCCCTCGTATCTTGGAGAGCAGTTGAACCACATCAGGGCGGGCCGCGAGACCCGTCAACCCGGCCTCGGCCTGACCGGCTTCGACACCGTGGTGTCCACCCCGGTCGTGGTCGGCGACGACCTCACCGCCGGCGCGGACCCGATCCGTGGGTACGCCGCGCTGTACGTCGGCGGGATGGGCAGCCGGGAGAAGAACTTCTACAACCAGCTGGCGGTCCGGATGGGGTACGCCGACGAGGCCAAGGAGATCCAGGACCTGTACCTGGCCCGCAAGCACCGGGAGGCGATGGCAGCCGTCCCGCAGGGCTTCGTCGACGCGATCTCGCTGCTCGGCGGCAAGGAGCGGATCGCCGACAAGCTCACCGCGTACGCCGAGGCCGGGGCGACCACGGTCGCGCTGACCCCGTTCGCGCCGACCGTGGACGAGCGGATCGCGCACCTGCGCACCGTCGCCGAGGCGCTCGAGCTCGCCGGGATCGGTGACTGA
- a CDS encoding aldo/keto reductase, which produces MQQRYLGHSGLAVSRLGLGTMSWGRDTDEHEAREQLAAFVSAGGTLVDTAAAYGDGDSERLIGNLLGDVVDRDDLVIATKAGFSVRRGERITDTSRGALLRDLEGSLRRLNVDHIDLWQLHTWSDDVPLEETLSALDHAVSSGKVRYVGVSNYAGWKSARAVTWQQAWPGRAVPVSNQVEYSLLAREAETDALRAAGGLGIGVLAWSPLGRGVLTGKYRTGIPADSRAASQHLSRFVDPYLDGRGSGIVEAVARAADGLGWTPLEVALTWVRDRPGVTAAIVGARTTMQLKSVLGTEELTLPPAIVAALEDVS; this is translated from the coding sequence ATGCAACAGCGCTATCTCGGTCACAGTGGTCTCGCGGTGAGCAGGCTCGGCCTGGGCACCATGTCCTGGGGCCGCGACACCGACGAGCACGAGGCGCGCGAGCAGCTCGCCGCGTTCGTGTCCGCCGGCGGGACCCTGGTCGACACCGCGGCGGCGTACGGCGACGGCGACAGCGAGCGGCTGATCGGCAACCTGCTCGGCGACGTGGTCGACCGGGACGACCTGGTGATCGCGACCAAGGCGGGCTTCAGCGTCCGGCGCGGCGAGCGGATCACCGACACGTCCCGTGGTGCCCTGCTCCGCGACCTGGAGGGCTCGCTCCGCCGGCTGAACGTCGACCACATCGACCTGTGGCAACTGCACACCTGGTCCGACGACGTGCCGCTGGAGGAGACCCTCTCCGCCCTCGACCACGCGGTCAGCTCCGGCAAGGTCCGCTACGTCGGGGTCTCCAACTACGCCGGCTGGAAGTCCGCCCGCGCGGTCACCTGGCAGCAGGCCTGGCCCGGCCGCGCCGTCCCGGTGTCGAACCAGGTGGAGTACTCCCTGCTCGCCCGCGAGGCCGAGACGGACGCCCTGCGCGCGGCCGGCGGTCTCGGGATCGGCGTGCTCGCGTGGTCGCCACTCGGTCGCGGCGTGTTGACCGGGAAGTACCGCACCGGCATCCCGGCCGACTCCCGGGCGGCGTCTCAGCATCTGTCCAGATTCGTCGACCCCTACCTGGACGGCCGCGGTTCGGGCATCGTGGAAGCCGTGGCCCGGGCCGCCGACGGGCTCGGCTGGACCCCGCTCGAGGTCGCCCTGACCTGGGTCCGGGACCGGCCGGGCGTGACGGCGGCGATCGTCGGGGCGCGGACGACGATGCAGCTCAAGTCGGTGCTGGGCACGGAGGAGCTCACCCTCCCGCCGGCCATCGTGGCCGCGCTGGAGGATGTGTCGTGA
- a CDS encoding DUF5703 family protein has protein sequence MAEYELQQFEVSRTESRGAVRKLLTEHAEYGGWELARLRRYPDGTRRVWLRRRIIRVMRTL, from the coding sequence ATGGCCGAATACGAACTGCAGCAGTTCGAGGTGTCCAGGACGGAGTCCCGCGGTGCGGTCCGCAAGCTGCTGACCGAGCACGCGGAGTACGGCGGCTGGGAGCTCGCCCGGCTCCGTCGCTACCCGGACGGCACCCGCAGGGTCTGGCTCCGCCGCCGCATCATCCGGGTGATGCGGACCCTCTGA
- a CDS encoding MFS transporter encodes MRARSEALALLAGSGTADLAYRITQVALPLVVLQETGSVAATGLVGGAAGVPVLLSPWWARKARQWVDSGPRLAVVAAFSAMALATVPATAALGVLQPALLVMSGLLLGFGDALSNPGRSALLADTGDRWGPDKAVVLLTWQDGLRRIGMLIGPPIGAFAIAAGFTDTLLWIEAAAVLVAGLLACTVKAERAPQEVVAPSIRASLQGRPDVLYGWIARGTGCLTWFAFTLGLSVIGAQRGQPGVYLAAGMSGYGVGALAGTAVTLAVIRRIPPVPLAAVAWFVMGLCWIGMGVWTTPAAVTVLAALSGVTVVLGIAAISMLITRSSEGAERRALLSGQSVVVSASSSAGLLVGGPIIAAVGAEPTLIGAGALTSVVALGILLKKPHQPSQIPGQVRNLDHHAA; translated from the coding sequence GTGAGAGCTCGGAGCGAGGCGCTGGCGTTGCTGGCCGGAAGTGGGACGGCGGACCTGGCGTACCGGATAACGCAGGTCGCGCTGCCGCTCGTCGTCCTGCAGGAGACCGGCTCGGTGGCCGCGACGGGCCTGGTGGGCGGAGCGGCCGGAGTACCGGTCCTGCTCTCGCCGTGGTGGGCGCGCAAGGCCAGGCAATGGGTCGACTCCGGACCGCGGCTCGCGGTGGTCGCGGCCTTCTCCGCGATGGCGCTGGCGACCGTACCGGCGACGGCCGCGCTCGGGGTACTCCAGCCGGCCCTGCTCGTGATGAGCGGCCTGCTCCTCGGCTTCGGCGACGCCCTGTCGAACCCGGGCCGCTCCGCCCTGCTCGCCGATACGGGCGACCGGTGGGGCCCGGACAAGGCGGTCGTCCTGCTCACCTGGCAGGACGGGCTCCGCCGGATCGGCATGCTCATCGGTCCACCGATCGGGGCGTTCGCGATCGCCGCCGGGTTCACGGACACGCTGCTCTGGATCGAGGCGGCCGCTGTCCTCGTCGCCGGTCTGCTCGCTTGTACGGTCAAGGCCGAGCGGGCGCCGCAGGAGGTGGTAGCTCCGTCGATCCGCGCGAGCTTGCAGGGTCGGCCCGATGTGCTGTACGGCTGGATCGCGCGCGGGACCGGATGCCTCACCTGGTTCGCGTTCACCCTCGGCCTGTCCGTGATCGGGGCCCAACGCGGTCAGCCGGGCGTGTACCTCGCGGCCGGGATGAGCGGGTACGGCGTCGGCGCGCTCGCTGGTACCGCGGTCACGCTGGCCGTGATTCGCCGGATCCCGCCGGTACCGCTCGCCGCGGTCGCGTGGTTCGTGATGGGGCTGTGCTGGATCGGGATGGGGGTGTGGACCACGCCGGCCGCGGTGACCGTCCTGGCCGCGTTGTCGGGGGTCACCGTGGTGCTCGGGATCGCGGCGATCTCGATGCTCATCACCAGGTCGTCGGAAGGGGCCGAGCGGCGGGCGTTGCTCTCCGGGCAGAGCGTGGTCGTGAGCGCGAGCAGCTCGGCCGGTCTGCTGGTCGGTGGACCGATCATCGCCGCGGTGGGCGCCGAGCCGACCCTGATAGGCGCCGGGGCCCTCACCTCGGTGGTCGCGCTCGGAATCCTGCTGAAGAAGCCCCACCAGCCCAGTCAGATTCCGGGGCAGGTCCGAAATCTGGACCACCACGCGGCCTGA
- a CDS encoding LysR family transcriptional regulator: MTTLPSVEDLRLVLAISRSGSLGTAARDLRISQPSASQRLARIERSCETRLFERDTRGARPTPAGRELSRRAEHILGHLEQVYEATRAAGTTDRLVVGTFASLAANFFPVLDAELPDLDILQQVDHGHVLVDWVAEGTMDACFIAIADQLTLPRGTVSRRVGRDELVLFVPAGVTPPGRGKQPLKDRQIPFSTYDRGADELRDRLISLGAQARRGVTLGTTVAMARRRSHLALVPRSALATELQPGERLVPAPFTYRLTLSMVTRSTPPRPLTTVLPRLRTALNLTR, encoded by the coding sequence ATGACCACCCTGCCGTCGGTCGAGGACCTGCGCCTCGTGCTCGCGATCAGCCGGTCCGGATCGCTGGGGACCGCGGCGCGCGACCTACGGATCTCGCAGCCGTCGGCGTCACAACGGCTGGCCCGGATCGAGCGCAGCTGCGAGACCCGGCTGTTCGAACGCGACACCCGCGGCGCCCGGCCGACCCCGGCCGGCCGCGAGCTCAGCCGCCGGGCCGAACACATCCTCGGCCACCTCGAGCAGGTGTACGAGGCGACCAGGGCGGCAGGGACCACGGACCGCCTGGTGGTCGGGACATTCGCGAGCCTGGCCGCGAACTTCTTCCCGGTCCTGGACGCCGAGCTGCCCGACCTGGACATCCTCCAGCAGGTCGACCACGGGCACGTCCTGGTCGACTGGGTCGCCGAAGGCACGATGGACGCCTGCTTCATCGCGATCGCGGACCAGCTGACGCTCCCCCGCGGCACGGTCTCCCGCCGGGTCGGCCGGGACGAGCTCGTCCTCTTCGTCCCCGCCGGAGTCACCCCGCCCGGCCGGGGCAAGCAGCCGCTGAAGGACCGGCAGATCCCGTTCTCCACCTACGACCGCGGCGCGGACGAACTCCGGGACCGGCTCATCTCCCTCGGTGCCCAGGCCCGCCGCGGCGTCACCCTCGGGACCACGGTCGCGATGGCCCGCCGACGGTCCCACCTGGCCCTGGTCCCGCGGAGCGCGCTCGCCACCGAACTCCAGCCGGGCGAACGCCTCGTCCCCGCGCCCTTCACCTACCGGCTGACGCTGTCCATGGTCACCCGGTCCACGCCGCCGCGACCGCTGACCACGGTGCTCCCCCGGCTGCGGACGGCGCTGAACCTGACCCGCTGA
- the lexA gene encoding transcriptional repressor LexA, whose amino-acid sequence MTSYGDPDLDFLDTSTLPPRQQRILAVIRDWVVQHGYSPSTRQIGDAVGLRSSSSVSKHLASLEERGFLRRGESVSRPIDVRLFLRDTATRDSGSDTSVPVPVVGDIAAGTPISAVEHVDDVLELPRGLTGRGTVFGLRVRGESMIDAAICDGDIVVVRQQSEAHSGQIVAAMIDEEATVKVYRRRNGHVYLEPRNPAYEVIDGDRATVLGVVVSVLRSV is encoded by the coding sequence GTGACCTCCTACGGCGATCCCGACCTCGACTTCCTGGACACCTCGACCCTGCCGCCGAGGCAGCAGCGAATCCTGGCCGTGATCCGGGACTGGGTGGTCCAGCACGGGTACTCGCCGAGCACCCGGCAGATCGGTGACGCGGTCGGGCTGCGGTCCTCGTCGTCGGTGTCGAAGCACCTGGCGAGCCTGGAGGAGCGCGGGTTCCTCCGTCGGGGCGAGTCCGTGTCCCGGCCGATCGACGTCCGGCTGTTCCTCCGCGACACCGCGACCCGGGACTCCGGCAGCGACACCTCGGTCCCCGTCCCCGTCGTCGGTGACATCGCGGCCGGTACGCCGATCTCGGCCGTCGAGCACGTGGACGACGTGCTCGAGCTGCCCCGTGGCCTGACCGGCCGGGGTACCGTGTTCGGCCTGCGGGTGCGCGGTGAGTCGATGATCGACGCCGCTATCTGCGACGGGGACATCGTCGTGGTCCGGCAGCAGTCCGAGGCGCACTCGGGTCAGATCGTGGCCGCGATGATCGACGAGGAGGCCACCGTCAAGGTGTACCGGCGCCGTAACGGCCACGTGTACCTCGAGCCGCGCAACCCGGCGTACGAGGTGATCGACGGGGACCGGGCCACCGTGCTCGGAGTCGTCGTGTCGGTCCTGCGCAGCGTCTGA